The following coding sequences are from one Acidimicrobiales bacterium window:
- a CDS encoding acetoacetate--CoA ligase: protein MTARPAPLWTPRRDARAATRLGRFLDRLESDHGVELLDHEAAWRWSIDHLAEFWRSLSDEFEIAFSAPPAHVLAGGPMPDVTWFPGAELNYAQQVLAAPGVADTAPIVWSLSQSREPVVLTLGDVRREVAACRAGLARLGIGRGDRVAGYVPNIAESFVALLATASLGAVWSSCAPEFGTRSVLDRFAQIEPSVLFVVDGYRYGDKAVDRVEEVAAIRAGLPSVRHTVVLPYLEQDPGRVPGAIGWDVLLGGADEARLEFEQVPFDHPLYVLFSSGTTGLPKAIVHGHGGITLEHAKQLGLYGDLQPGDRFFWFSTTGWMMWNYLASGPMVGASIVSFDGDPGHHGVDGLWRMAADLGVTFFGTSAPFLMACRKAGLRPGKSFDLRALRTIGSTGAPLPPEGFEWVYDAVSADVLLSSVSGGTDVCTAFVGGSPLTPVRAGEISCRYLGCAVAAFDPDGHPVVGEQGELVITEPMPSMPVGFWGDADGSRYRAAYFEDFPGVWRHGDWITIAADGTCVISGRSDSTLNRGGVRLGTSDFYAAVEELPEVADSLVVHLDDAGDGVGELLLFIRLAPEAVLDDDLRARIAAALRTQLSPRHVPDRIEAVPAVPRTLSGKKLEVPVKRILAGMPADQAASRGALVDPGALDVFERLAAERR from the coding sequence ATGACCGCGCGCCCTGCTCCGTTGTGGACCCCGCGACGCGACGCGCGCGCGGCCACCCGGCTGGGTCGCTTCCTCGACCGGCTCGAGTCCGACCACGGCGTCGAGCTCCTCGACCATGAAGCGGCGTGGCGCTGGTCGATCGATCACCTCGCCGAGTTCTGGCGATCGCTGTCGGATGAGTTCGAGATCGCCTTCTCCGCGCCACCGGCCCACGTGCTGGCGGGCGGACCCATGCCGGACGTGACCTGGTTCCCGGGCGCCGAGCTGAACTACGCGCAGCAGGTCCTGGCGGCGCCGGGCGTCGCGGACACGGCACCGATCGTGTGGTCCCTGTCGCAGTCACGAGAGCCGGTGGTGCTCACGCTGGGCGATGTCCGCCGCGAGGTCGCGGCGTGCCGTGCGGGCCTGGCCCGCCTCGGCATCGGCAGGGGTGATCGGGTTGCCGGCTATGTGCCGAACATCGCCGAGTCGTTTGTCGCCCTGCTCGCCACCGCCAGCCTCGGCGCCGTCTGGTCGTCGTGCGCGCCGGAGTTCGGCACCCGGTCCGTGCTCGACCGGTTTGCTCAGATCGAGCCCTCGGTGCTGTTCGTCGTCGACGGCTACCGCTATGGCGACAAGGCGGTCGATCGTGTCGAGGAAGTGGCCGCGATCCGCGCCGGGCTCCCGTCGGTCCGGCACACGGTGGTGCTCCCGTACCTCGAACAGGATCCGGGTCGGGTCCCGGGCGCGATCGGTTGGGACGTGCTCCTCGGCGGCGCCGACGAAGCGCGCCTCGAGTTCGAGCAAGTGCCGTTCGACCACCCGCTGTACGTCTTGTTCTCGTCAGGTACCACCGGGCTACCGAAGGCGATCGTGCACGGACACGGTGGCATCACGCTCGAGCACGCCAAGCAGCTCGGCCTCTACGGCGATCTGCAGCCGGGCGATCGTTTCTTTTGGTTCTCGACCACCGGCTGGATGATGTGGAACTACTTGGCATCGGGGCCGATGGTCGGCGCGTCGATCGTGTCGTTCGACGGTGACCCTGGCCATCATGGCGTCGACGGGTTGTGGCGCATGGCGGCTGACCTCGGCGTCACGTTCTTCGGGACCTCGGCTCCGTTCCTCATGGCGTGCCGGAAGGCGGGTCTGCGGCCGGGGAAGTCGTTCGACTTGCGTGCGTTGCGCACGATCGGCTCCACCGGTGCGCCGCTGCCGCCGGAAGGCTTCGAGTGGGTGTACGACGCCGTGTCAGCCGACGTGTTGTTGTCGTCGGTGTCGGGAGGCACCGACGTGTGCACGGCGTTCGTCGGCGGTTCGCCGCTCACCCCGGTGCGCGCCGGCGAGATCAGCTGCCGATACCTCGGCTGCGCCGTGGCGGCGTTCGATCCCGACGGCCACCCGGTCGTGGGGGAGCAGGGCGAGCTGGTGATCACCGAACCGATGCCCTCGATGCCCGTCGGCTTTTGGGGCGACGCCGACGGCTCGCGCTATCGAGCGGCCTACTTCGAGGACTTCCCCGGTGTCTGGCGCCACGGCGACTGGATCACGATCGCCGCCGACGGCACCTGCGTGATCTCGGGCCGCAGCGACTCCACGTTGAACCGCGGCGGCGTCCGGTTGGGCACCAGCGACTTCTATGCCGCGGTCGAGGAACTGCCGGAAGTGGCCGACAGCCTCGTCGTGCACCTCGACGACGCCGGCGACGGGGTAGGCGAGCTGCTGCTGTTCATCCGCCTCGCGCCAGAAGCGGTGCTCGACGACGATCTGCGCGCTCGCATCGCTGCCGCGCTGCGCACGCAGCTCTCGCCCCGCCATGTGCCCGACCGGATCGAAGCCGTTCCCGCCGTGCCGCGCACGTTGTCGGGCAAGAAGCTCGAAGTGCCGGTCAAGCGGATCTTGGCGGGCATGCCCGCGGACCAAGCCGCGAGCCGCGGCGCGCTGGTGGATCCCGGCGCGCTCGACGTGTTCGAGCGCTTGGCGGCCGAGCGTCGATGA
- the icmF gene encoding fused isobutyryl-CoA mutase/GTPase IcmF gives MPPEAPQRNSPVNPVRFVTAASLFDGHDASINIMRRILQSQGAEVIHLGHNRSVGEIVSAAIQEDVQGVAVSSYQGGHVEYFKYLVDLLREQGAGDVRVYGGGGGTIIPAEIAELHAYGVARIFSPEDGQHLGLPGMIHQMVRECDRDLAADLPPSFDGLLAGSVHDLARTISGLEAGKYDGTALAELRRAAARRTVPVLGITGTGGSGKSSLTDELLRRLRLDQEDKVRVAVVAIDPTRRRGGGALLGDRIRMNTVDSPQIYFRSLATRSATQEVPESIDDIVAACKAAGFDLVVVETPGIGQGDAGIVGHTDVSLYVMTPEFGAASQLEKIDMLDFADAVAINKFDRRGADDARRDVARQLVRNREAFGAKPDDMPVFGTIASHVNDDGVTALYEFLRDELVGHGLAIGEGSGTLAPVDHKVTTSSTVIVPPNRTRYLSEVSEAVRSYHATTETQALAARRAQQVHAVEALLASRSPEPTGTVAAGPTNSGELAALASTVDAELSDATRALLDDWPALRESYSGDERVTVVRDREIRTQLTTESLSGTHVPKVALPRFDDHAELVRFLRREHLPGHFPFTAGVFAFKRENEDPTRMFAGEGDAFRTNRRFHLLAEGQPATRLSTAFDSVTLYGFDPAERPDIYGKVGTSGVSIATLDDMKALYDGFDLCDPTTSVSMTINGPAPTILAMFLNTAIDQRLARLREDHGREPTAEEAAAARAWVLRNVRGTVQADILKEDQGQNTCIFSTEFSLKMMGDIQEWFVANEVQNFYSVSISGYHIAEAGANPISQLAFTLANGFTYVEAYLARGMDIDDFAPNLSFFFSNGMDPEYSVLGRVARRIWAVAMRDRYGANERSQKLKYHVQTSGRSLHAQEMNFNDIRTTLQALIAIYDNCNSLHTNAFDEAVTTPTNESVRRAMAIQMIINQEWGLAKCQNPLQGAFIIDDLTDLVEEAVLSEFDRLTERGGVLGAMETGYQRGRIQDESLLYESRKHDGTLPIIGVNTFRNPASDAGDLAHDGVPGHDGKPLELSRATEAEKEGQLARLHEFHQRHAAAREPAIDRLRAAALAGDNVFAVLMEAVRVCSLGQITNALFDVGGRYRRNV, from the coding sequence ATGCCCCCCGAGGCGCCCCAGCGCAACTCCCCCGTCAACCCGGTGCGGTTCGTCACCGCGGCCAGCCTGTTCGACGGCCACGACGCGTCGATCAACATCATGCGCCGCATCTTGCAGAGCCAAGGCGCCGAGGTGATCCACCTCGGCCACAACCGCTCGGTCGGCGAGATCGTGTCGGCGGCGATCCAAGAGGACGTGCAGGGGGTGGCCGTCTCGTCGTACCAGGGAGGGCACGTCGAGTACTTCAAGTACCTGGTCGACCTGCTGCGCGAGCAGGGCGCCGGCGACGTCCGCGTGTACGGCGGCGGCGGTGGAACGATCATCCCGGCGGAGATCGCAGAGCTCCACGCCTACGGCGTGGCCCGCATCTTCTCCCCCGAGGACGGGCAGCACCTCGGTCTCCCCGGGATGATCCACCAGATGGTGCGCGAGTGCGACCGCGACCTCGCAGCCGACCTCCCGCCGTCGTTCGATGGCCTGCTGGCCGGCAGCGTGCACGACCTCGCCCGCACGATCTCCGGGCTCGAAGCCGGCAAGTACGACGGGACTGCGCTCGCCGAGCTCCGTCGGGCCGCAGCGCGCCGAACGGTCCCGGTGCTCGGCATCACGGGTACGGGCGGCTCGGGCAAGTCGTCGCTCACCGACGAGCTGCTGCGGCGCTTGCGCCTCGACCAGGAAGACAAGGTTCGTGTGGCGGTGGTGGCCATCGACCCCACCCGACGCAGAGGCGGCGGCGCGCTGCTCGGCGACCGCATCCGCATGAACACGGTCGACTCCCCCCAGATCTACTTCCGGTCGCTGGCCACCCGGTCGGCCACCCAGGAAGTGCCCGAGTCGATCGACGACATCGTGGCGGCGTGCAAGGCGGCCGGCTTCGACCTCGTGGTGGTCGAGACCCCGGGCATCGGCCAAGGCGACGCGGGGATCGTTGGCCACACCGACGTGTCGCTGTACGTGATGACGCCCGAGTTCGGTGCCGCGTCGCAGCTCGAGAAGATCGACATGCTCGACTTCGCCGACGCGGTGGCGATCAACAAGTTCGATCGTCGCGGCGCCGACGACGCCCGGCGCGACGTCGCGCGCCAGCTCGTCCGCAACCGGGAGGCGTTCGGCGCCAAACCCGACGACATGCCGGTGTTCGGCACGATCGCCAGCCACGTCAACGACGACGGTGTCACGGCGCTGTACGAGTTCCTCCGCGACGAGCTCGTCGGCCACGGCCTCGCCATCGGCGAGGGGTCCGGCACGCTCGCGCCCGTCGACCACAAGGTGACCACGTCGTCGACCGTGATCGTGCCGCCCAACCGGACCCGCTACTTGTCCGAGGTGAGCGAAGCGGTCCGGTCGTACCACGCCACCACCGAGACACAGGCGCTCGCCGCCCGCCGCGCACAACAGGTGCATGCCGTCGAGGCGCTGCTCGCGTCCCGGTCGCCGGAGCCCACGGGCACCGTGGCAGCCGGCCCGACGAACAGTGGCGAACTGGCTGCGTTGGCGTCCACGGTCGACGCGGAGCTGAGCGACGCCACCCGTGCGCTGCTCGACGACTGGCCCGCGTTGCGCGAGTCGTACTCCGGCGACGAGCGGGTCACCGTGGTGCGCGACCGCGAGATCCGCACCCAGCTCACCACCGAGTCGCTCAGCGGCACCCACGTGCCCAAAGTCGCGCTCCCCCGCTTCGACGACCATGCAGAGCTCGTGCGCTTCCTGCGACGCGAGCACTTGCCCGGCCACTTCCCGTTCACGGCAGGGGTGTTCGCGTTCAAGCGCGAGAACGAGGATCCGACGCGGATGTTCGCCGGTGAAGGCGACGCGTTCCGCACCAACCGACGCTTCCACCTGCTCGCCGAAGGCCAGCCCGCCACCCGCCTGTCCACCGCGTTCGACTCGGTCACGCTGTACGGCTTCGACCCCGCGGAGCGTCCCGACATCTACGGCAAGGTCGGCACGTCAGGGGTGTCGATCGCGACCCTCGACGACATGAAGGCGCTGTACGACGGGTTCGATCTCTGCGACCCCACCACCTCGGTGTCGATGACGATCAACGGCCCGGCGCCCACCATCCTCGCCATGTTCCTCAACACGGCCATCGACCAGCGCCTCGCGAGACTGCGCGAGGACCACGGGCGTGAACCCACCGCAGAGGAAGCGGCAGCGGCGCGAGCGTGGGTCCTGCGCAACGTGCGGGGCACGGTGCAGGCCGACATCCTCAAAGAGGACCAGGGCCAGAACACGTGCATCTTCTCGACCGAGTTCTCGCTGAAGATGATGGGCGACATCCAGGAGTGGTTCGTGGCCAATGAGGTCCAGAACTTCTACTCGGTGTCGATCTCCGGCTACCACATCGCCGAAGCGGGCGCGAACCCCATCAGCCAACTCGCCTTCACGCTGGCCAACGGCTTCACGTACGTCGAGGCATACCTCGCGCGTGGCATGGACATCGACGACTTCGCGCCGAACTTGTCGTTCTTCTTCTCGAACGGCATGGACCCCGAATACTCCGTGCTCGGGCGAGTGGCACGGCGCATCTGGGCGGTGGCGATGCGCGACCGCTATGGCGCCAACGAGCGGTCTCAGAAGCTCAAGTACCACGTGCAGACCTCGGGCCGTTCGCTGCACGCCCAGGAAATGAACTTCAACGACATCCGCACCACGCTGCAAGCCCTGATCGCCATCTACGACAACTGCAACTCGTTGCACACCAACGCCTTCGACGAAGCGGTGACGACGCCCACCAACGAGTCGGTCCGCCGGGCGATGGCGATCCAGATGATCATCAACCAGGAGTGGGGCCTCGCCAAGTGCCAGAACCCGCTCCAAGGCGCGTTCATCATCGATGACCTCACCGACCTGGTCGAAGAAGCGGTGCTGTCCGAGTTCGATCGCCTCACCGAGCGGGGCGGTGTCCTCGGCGCCATGGAGACCGGTTACCAGCGCGGCCGGATCCAGGACGAGTCGCTGCTGTACGAGTCCCGCAAGCACGACGGCACGCTGCCGATCATCGGTGTCAACACGTTCCGCAACCCGGCGAGCGACGCAGGCGACCTCGCCCACGACGGCGTGCCGGGCCACGACGGCAAGCCGCTCGAGCTCAGCCGAGCCACTGAGGCCGAAAAGGAAGGCCAGCTCGCCCGTCTCCACGAGTTCCACCAGCGCCACGCGGCAGCGCGCGAGCCCGCGATCGATCGCTTGAGGGCCGCCGCGCTCGCGGGCGACAACGTGTTCGCCGTGCTGATGGAGGCCGTGCGCGTGTGTTCGCTCGGCCAGATCACCAACGCCCTGTTCGACGTCGGTGGCCGCTACCGCCGCAACGTCTGA
- a CDS encoding MIP family channel protein: MPEQTRKLVAEAIGTALLVFFACGVAALSFGFKVTGTAPSAGVVATALAFGLVLLVLVYAIGPISGCHVNPAVTMGFLVSKRFTVQEAVQYWVAQFIGGIAGAALLWAVFAGTADYHVKTQGLGADGYGKLSMTGLNAGGAFLAEVILTFLFVYVVLAVTGRMASAPAVAGVAIGLALVVVHLIGIPLTGTSVNPARSLGPALFVGGDALKQIWLFIIAPLVGGGLAAVVHEILAPAEASRAA; encoded by the coding sequence ATGCCCGAACAAACGAGAAAGCTCGTCGCCGAAGCAATCGGGACCGCACTGCTGGTGTTCTTCGCATGTGGTGTGGCCGCGTTGAGCTTCGGATTCAAGGTGACCGGTACCGCACCGTCGGCCGGCGTGGTCGCCACCGCGCTCGCCTTCGGCCTCGTGCTGTTGGTCCTCGTCTACGCCATCGGCCCGATCTCGGGCTGTCACGTCAACCCCGCGGTCACCATGGGCTTCTTGGTGTCCAAGCGGTTCACCGTCCAAGAAGCCGTGCAGTACTGGGTCGCCCAGTTCATCGGGGGCATCGCCGGTGCAGCCCTGCTGTGGGCTGTCTTCGCCGGCACCGCCGACTACCACGTGAAGACACAGGGCCTCGGCGCCGACGGCTACGGCAAGTTGTCGATGACCGGCCTCAACGCCGGCGGCGCCTTCCTGGCCGAAGTGATCCTCACGTTCCTGTTCGTCTACGTGGTGCTGGCGGTCACGGGCCGCATGGCTTCCGCACCCGCCGTCGCCGGGGTGGCCATCGGCTTGGCGCTGGTGGTCGTCCACCTCATCGGCATCCCGCTGACCGGTACGTCGGTGAACCCTGCTCGCTCGCTCGGCCCGGCATTGTTCGTGGGCGGCGACGCGCTGAAGCAGATCTGGCTGTTCATCATCGCCCCGCTCGTGGGCGGGGGCCTCGCCGCCGTGGTCCACGAGATCCTGGCTCCCGCCGAGGCATCGCGGGCCGCCTGA
- a CDS encoding acyl-CoA synthetase, which produces MSDVEFTMARTHEVVAEAVPDREAVVWRDRRITHAELAGRSRRLANYLHDRGLGVRRERSELANHESGQDHVALYLYNGNEYLEGLLGAFKSRVAPFNVNYRYVEDELRYLFANSDARAVVYHAAFAPTLAKVRDSLPDLEVLLQVDDGSGNDLLPGAVDYEQALASAPSDAPPVDPSPDDLYILYTGGTTGMPKGVLWRQHDIFLSAMGGQVPGVWDPVSSYEDLAARAASGDGLRMMLIPPLMHGAAQWGSFIALHGGGTVVLPHDNTRMDPPDVLRTVERERAVSLTTVGDAVARPLVEEMERNSYDLSSLAVVGNGGAALTPSIKERLLAQLPSLMVSDAIGASETGAQGSHLSTRDAVSTGRFSAAPGAVVVSEDLSALLPAGHDGNGWLAQSGWVPLGYLGDAEKSTRTFPEIDGIRYSVPGDRARLLGDGSIELLGRDSVTINSGGEKIFAEEVEQAIAGHPAVYDVTVCGRPDERWGNAVVALVELGEGRTASAAELESHAARHVARYKLPKAWIFVEHIQRSPSGKADYRWAKEHALAERGVTT; this is translated from the coding sequence GTGTCAGATGTCGAGTTCACGATGGCCCGCACCCACGAGGTGGTGGCCGAGGCGGTGCCCGATCGCGAGGCCGTGGTGTGGCGTGATCGCCGGATCACCCACGCCGAGCTCGCGGGCCGGAGCCGGCGCCTCGCCAACTACTTGCACGACCGTGGGCTCGGGGTGCGTCGCGAGCGGTCCGAGCTCGCCAACCACGAGTCGGGCCAGGACCACGTCGCGCTCTACCTCTACAACGGCAACGAGTACCTCGAAGGTCTGCTCGGCGCGTTCAAGTCGCGGGTGGCACCGTTCAACGTGAACTACCGCTACGTCGAAGATGAGCTGCGCTACCTGTTCGCCAACTCCGACGCCAGAGCGGTCGTGTACCACGCGGCGTTCGCGCCGACCCTGGCCAAGGTGCGCGACTCGCTGCCCGACCTCGAAGTGCTGCTGCAAGTCGACGACGGATCGGGCAACGACCTCCTCCCGGGCGCGGTCGACTACGAGCAGGCGCTGGCTTCGGCGCCGTCGGACGCGCCGCCGGTCGACCCGTCGCCCGACGACCTGTACATCCTCTACACCGGCGGCACGACGGGGATGCCGAAAGGCGTGCTGTGGCGTCAGCACGACATCTTCCTCTCTGCGATGGGCGGCCAGGTCCCCGGGGTGTGGGACCCGGTCAGCTCCTATGAGGACCTCGCCGCGCGCGCCGCGTCGGGCGACGGCCTGCGCATGATGCTGATCCCGCCGCTCATGCACGGCGCCGCGCAATGGGGCTCGTTCATCGCGCTGCACGGTGGTGGCACGGTTGTCTTGCCGCATGACAACACCCGTATGGACCCGCCCGACGTGCTGCGCACCGTCGAGCGCGAGCGCGCGGTCAGCCTCACCACGGTCGGCGACGCCGTGGCGCGCCCACTGGTCGAGGAGATGGAGCGAAACTCGTACGACCTGTCGTCGCTGGCCGTGGTCGGCAATGGCGGCGCGGCGTTGACCCCGTCGATCAAGGAGCGGCTGCTCGCCCAGTTGCCGAGCCTGATGGTGAGCGACGCGATCGGCGCCTCGGAGACCGGCGCGCAAGGCAGCCACCTGTCGACCCGCGACGCCGTGTCGACGGGCCGCTTCTCGGCTGCGCCCGGCGCGGTGGTGGTCAGTGAGGACCTCTCCGCGCTGTTGCCGGCCGGCCACGACGGCAATGGCTGGCTGGCCCAGTCGGGATGGGTGCCGCTCGGCTACCTCGGCGACGCGGAGAAATCGACGCGGACGTTCCCGGAGATCGACGGCATCCGCTATTCCGTCCCGGGTGACCGTGCGCGGCTGTTGGGCGACGGGTCGATCGAGCTGCTCGGCCGCGACTCGGTGACCATCAACTCCGGTGGCGAGAAGATCTTCGCCGAGGAGGTCGAACAAGCCATCGCCGGCCATCCGGCGGTCTACGACGTGACCGTGTGCGGCCGGCCCGACGAGCGCTGGGGCAACGCCGTGGTCGCACTCGTGGAGCTGGGTGAGGGGCGTACGGCTTCGGCGGCGGAGCTCGAATCGCATGCCGCCCGGCACGTCGCTCGCTACAAGCTCCCGAAGGCGTGGATCTTCGTGGAGCACATCCAGCGGTCGCCGTCGGGCAAGGCCGACTATCGCTGGGCCAAGGAGCACGCGCTCGCCGAGCGCGGCGTCACCACCTGA
- a CDS encoding aminotransferase class I/II-fold pyridoxal phosphate-dependent enzyme has product MTDHLHPETTAIRGGRRPGETSLAPVIYPSSTFTTESVADARQQATSVAPSRFYTRYGNPTVADFESVIAELEGAEAARAYASGMGAVSGIILALCSSGDHVVAQRQLYSGTQLLFQAVCPRFGIDVTFVDGTDPDAWAAAVIPGRTQVVWAETPANPKLDLVDLDALGAIKGPMKVVDSTFATPLGQQPLRHGADLVLHSATKGIAGHNDATLGVVAGSADLIQWLYGFAILQGATASAYDAANALRGVRTLPARLHRQCETAQRLAEALEADDRVTEVRFPGLASHPQHGLVERQMRLPGSQISFDVQPAGEASADEVGARFVESVEVAFMAPSLGGPETLVTHPASTTHVGLLPEELAANGIGPGTIRVSVGLEHPDDVLADFDQALTHATKGSTR; this is encoded by the coding sequence ATGACCGATCACTTGCATCCCGAGACCACCGCCATCCGAGGTGGCCGCCGACCTGGCGAGACGAGCTTGGCGCCGGTGATCTATCCGTCGTCGACGTTCACGACGGAGTCGGTTGCCGACGCCCGCCAGCAGGCCACTTCCGTGGCGCCGAGCCGCTTCTACACCCGCTATGGGAATCCGACCGTCGCCGACTTCGAGTCCGTGATCGCGGAGCTCGAAGGAGCCGAAGCGGCCCGGGCGTACGCGTCGGGCATGGGTGCGGTGTCGGGCATCATCCTCGCGCTGTGCTCGTCGGGCGACCATGTCGTCGCGCAACGCCAGCTGTACTCGGGCACGCAACTGCTGTTCCAGGCGGTGTGCCCGCGGTTTGGGATCGACGTGACCTTCGTCGACGGCACCGATCCCGACGCGTGGGCCGCGGCGGTGATCCCCGGTCGCACCCAGGTGGTGTGGGCCGAGACACCGGCCAACCCGAAGCTCGACCTCGTCGATCTCGACGCGCTCGGTGCGATCAAGGGCCCGATGAAAGTGGTCGACTCCACGTTCGCCACGCCGCTCGGCCAGCAGCCGCTCCGCCACGGGGCAGACCTGGTGCTGCACTCAGCGACCAAGGGCATCGCCGGCCACAACGACGCCACGCTGGGGGTTGTCGCGGGGTCGGCGGACCTGATCCAGTGGCTGTACGGCTTCGCCATCCTCCAAGGCGCCACCGCTTCGGCGTACGACGCGGCCAACGCGTTGCGCGGCGTGCGCACGCTGCCCGCCCGCCTGCACCGCCAGTGCGAGACGGCGCAACGGCTGGCAGAGGCGCTCGAAGCCGACGACCGTGTGACCGAGGTGCGCTTCCCCGGCCTGGCCTCGCATCCCCAGCACGGCCTGGTCGAGCGCCAGATGCGCCTGCCCGGCAGCCAGATCTCCTTCGATGTGCAGCCGGCGGGTGAAGCGTCGGCCGACGAGGTCGGCGCCCGGTTCGTTGAGAGCGTCGAAGTGGCGTTCATGGCGCCGTCGCTCGGCGGCCCCGAGACGCTCGTCACCCACCCGGCCTCCACGACCCATGTCGGGCTGCTGCCCGAGGAGCTTGCCGCAAACGGGATCGGCCCGGGCACGATCCGGGTGTCGGTGGGCCTCGAGCACCCCGACGACGTGCTCGCCGATTTCGACCAGGCGCTCACCCACGCGACCAAGGGCTCCACCAGGTAG
- a CDS encoding homoserine O-acetyltransferase: MEEDVASSPAWADDGNHLAPDAWRRPRDSTLPASGAWRPSDPTADRQFLQMAVDRPFVLEGGGQLREITIAFETWGELNADRSNAILVCHALTGDAHAAGRTGPGQATPGWWDAIIGPGRPLDTDRYFVVCPNVLGGCQGSTGPASHRPDRNAPYGPSFPVVTIRDMVRTQARLAEVLGIIRWHSVIGGSMGGMQALEWGVMWPDRVGSVVAIATCAAATAQQIAWWSCGRRAIALDANWNGGDYYDAPPGKGPHAGLSLARMMSQITFRTDDVFTDRFGRDVVEPIDESFDMWQRFQVERYLEHHGHKLVRRFDANSYLVLAKAMDLHDIGRDRGGIDLALTRITAPTLVMGVSSDVLYPSYQQHYIADALRRSGVPARYAEIDSPHGHDAFLIEHRQVGAALTAFFDELEITGATQ, encoded by the coding sequence ATGGAGGAGGACGTGGCGAGCAGCCCGGCGTGGGCCGACGACGGCAACCACCTCGCGCCTGACGCGTGGCGACGCCCCCGTGATTCCACCCTGCCTGCGTCGGGTGCCTGGCGGCCGAGCGACCCGACGGCCGACCGGCAGTTCCTGCAGATGGCCGTCGACCGACCGTTTGTGCTCGAAGGCGGCGGACAGCTCCGCGAGATCACCATCGCGTTCGAGACGTGGGGCGAGCTGAACGCGGACCGCTCGAACGCCATCCTCGTGTGTCATGCGCTGACCGGCGACGCCCACGCGGCCGGTCGCACCGGGCCCGGTCAGGCCACCCCTGGTTGGTGGGATGCGATCATCGGCCCCGGCCGGCCGCTCGACACCGACCGCTACTTCGTCGTCTGTCCGAACGTGTTGGGCGGCTGTCAGGGCAGCACCGGCCCGGCATCGCACCGACCGGATCGCAACGCGCCGTACGGCCCGTCGTTCCCGGTGGTGACCATCCGCGACATGGTGCGCACGCAGGCCCGGTTGGCCGAGGTGCTCGGCATCATTCGCTGGCATTCGGTGATCGGCGGCTCGATGGGCGGGATGCAGGCGCTCGAGTGGGGCGTCATGTGGCCCGACCGCGTCGGTTCGGTCGTGGCCATCGCCACCTGCGCGGCCGCCACGGCACAGCAGATCGCCTGGTGGAGCTGCGGTCGCCGAGCCATCGCGCTCGACGCCAACTGGAACGGCGGCGACTACTACGACGCGCCACCCGGCAAAGGTCCCCACGCGGGCTTGTCGCTCGCCCGCATGATGAGCCAGATCACCTTCCGCACCGACGACGTCTTCACCGACCGTTTCGGGCGCGACGTGGTCGAACCCATCGACGAGTCGTTCGACATGTGGCAGCGGTTTCAGGTGGAGCGCTACCTCGAGCACCATGGCCACAAGCTGGTCCGCCGCTTCGACGCCAACAGCTACCTCGTGTTGGCCAAGGCCATGGACCTCCACGACATCGGCCGCGACCGCGGCGGCATCGACCTCGCGCTCACTCGGATCACGGCCCCCACGTTGGTGATGGGCGTGTCGAGCGACGTGCTCTATCCGTCGTACCAGCAGCACTACATCGCCGACGCGCTGCGGCGGTCGGGCGTGCCGGCGAGATACGCGGAGATCGACAGTCCCCATGGCCACGACGCCTTCCTGATCGAGCACCGCCAAGTCGGCGCTGCCCTCACCGCGTTCTTCGACGAGTTGGAAATCACCGGAGCCACCCAATGA
- a CDS encoding ZIP family metal transporter, with protein MVILVALATVASTAAGGLFALRFRDRLHLVLGFTAGVILGVVAFDVLPEIFDLVRHLDVSVRLPMGALVVAFLAFHVLEKSLLIHAAHEDEYGEHHEHAHGLDQVAAHGHDHGHPTVGLASALALCAHSFADGLGIGLAFQVDTRVGVAVALAVVAHDFADGLNTVGLMLRHGNDRTRALRLLALDALAPLAGAALTLAVDVPQKVLLVSLGAFAGFLLYIGAADILPEAHANHPSWATLLTTISGTALMFLVIGALPA; from the coding sequence GTGGTGATCCTCGTGGCGTTGGCGACGGTCGCATCCACCGCGGCAGGCGGGCTGTTCGCGCTGCGCTTTCGCGACCGGTTGCATCTGGTGCTCGGTTTCACCGCCGGCGTCATCCTCGGTGTGGTCGCGTTCGACGTGTTGCCGGAAATATTCGATCTGGTTCGCCATCTCGACGTCTCGGTGCGGCTCCCGATGGGCGCGCTGGTCGTGGCGTTCTTGGCCTTCCACGTCCTCGAGAAGTCGCTGCTGATCCACGCCGCGCACGAAGACGAATACGGCGAGCACCACGAGCACGCCCACGGCCTCGATCAGGTCGCGGCCCACGGGCACGACCACGGGCACCCCACGGTCGGGCTGGCGTCGGCCCTTGCCCTGTGCGCGCACAGCTTCGCCGACGGCCTCGGGATCGGCCTCGCGTTCCAAGTCGACACGCGGGTCGGCGTCGCCGTGGCGCTCGCGGTCGTCGCCCACGACTTCGCCGACGGACTGAACACCGTGGGCCTGATGCTGCGCCACGGCAACGATCGCACACGAGCGCTGCGCCTCCTCGCACTCGACGCGCTGGCGCCGCTCGCCGGCGCGGCGCTGACGTTGGCCGTCGACGTGCCGCAGAAGGTGTTGCTGGTGTCGCTTGGCGCGTTCGCCGGCTTCTTGCTCTACATCGGCGCGGCGGACATCCTCCCGGAAGCGCACGCCAATCACCCTTCGTGGGCCACGCTGCTGACCACCATCAGCGGGACGGCACTGATGTTCCTTGTCATCGGCGCGCTGCCGGCTTGA